The Microvirga thermotolerans sequence GGTGGAAGTAGGCTTCCTTCTGCAGGCCGCCGGAATCGGTGAAGACCGCGGCGGCGTTGTGGGTCAGCCAGGCCATGTCGAGATAGCCGAGGGGATCGATGAGGCGGACGCCCTTCGGCGTCAGGCCGCTCTTCTCCATCAGCTTGCGCGTGCGCGGATGGACGGGCATCGCGACCGGCGTTTCCTGCGCCCGGTCCGAGAGCCACTGCATCACGCGGGCGAAGCGTTCGGGGTCGTCCGTGTTCTCGGCGCGATGGATCGTCGCCACCGCATAGGTTTTCGGCGTAAGCCCGTGCCGCTCCAGAACCTTCGAGCGGCCCCGGGCCCGTTCGACGGCGGCGAGGGTGACGTCGTACATCACGTCGCCCACATGATGCACGCCTTTCGTGATACCCTCGTCCTTAAGATTGTCCACGGCCGTCTGCGTGGGGCAGAAGAGCAGGGCGCTCAGGTGATCCGCGACGACGCGGTTGATCTCCTCCGGCATGCGCCGGTTGAAGGAGCGCAGGCCCGCTTCCACATGCGCCACGGGAATGTGCAGCTTCGCCGCGGCCAGAGCGCCCGCGACGGTCGAGTTGGTGTCGCCGTAGATCAGCACCCAGTCGGGCTTCTCCGCGATCATCACCTCTTCCAGCTTCTCCAGCATGCGCCCCGTCATGGCGCCGTGCCCGAGGCTGTTGACCTCGAGGTTGTGCTTCGGGGGAGGGATGTCGAGTTCCTCGAAGAACACGTCCGACATGGCGGCATCGAAGTGCTGCCCGGTATGGACCAGGATCTCGCGGAAGCCTCCGTGCGCGAGGAGCGCGTGGCTCACCGGCGAGGCTTTGATGAACTGGGGCCGCGCGCCGACCACCGTCAGAACCGTCCGTGACATTTGCTGTTCCTTTAAAGATTCACGCGTTTGAGAGGAGCGGGTCGAAGGCCTCAGCTCCAGTCGAGCGACCGTTCCACCGCCTTGCACCAGTTGGCGTAAAGGCGCTCCCGCTCCGCGGCATCGAGTTCCGGGCGCCAGCGCCGGTCCACCGCCCAGTTGCTGACGAGTTCGTCCGTCCCCGTCCAGAAACCGGTGGCGAGGCCGGCTGCGTAGGCCGAGCCGAGGGCCGTCGTCTCGATCACCTTCGGCCGCACGACGGGCACGTCGAGAATGTCGGCCTGGAACTGCATGAGCAGCTCGTTGACCACCATGCCCCCGTCGGTCCGGAGTTCCTTCACGGCGATGCCCGTGTCCTTGCTCATTGCGTCGAGGACCTCGCGGGTCTGGAAGGCCGTCGCCTCGAGGGCCGCGCGCGCGATGTGCCCCTTGTTCGCGAAGCGCGTGAGCCCCCCGATCAGGCCGCGTGCGCCGGCGTTCCAGTGCGGCGCATAAAGCCCGGAGAAGGCGGGGACGATGGTCACGCCGCCG is a genomic window containing:
- the wecB gene encoding non-hydrolyzing UDP-N-acetylglucosamine 2-epimerase is translated as MSRTVLTVVGARPQFIKASPVSHALLAHGGFREILVHTGQHFDAAMSDVFFEELDIPPPKHNLEVNSLGHGAMTGRMLEKLEEVMIAEKPDWVLIYGDTNSTVAGALAAAKLHIPVAHVEAGLRSFNRRMPEEINRVVADHLSALLFCPTQTAVDNLKDEGITKGVHHVGDVMYDVTLAAVERARGRSKVLERHGLTPKTYAVATIHRAENTDDPERFARVMQWLSDRAQETPVAMPVHPRTRKLMEKSGLTPKGVRLIDPLGYLDMAWLTHNAAAVFTDSGGLQKEAYFHRVPCVTLRDETEWVETVEAGWNRLWTSESYKPRKEIADYGTGQSSGMIAHHLAERSA